The following coding sequences are from one Beggiatoa alba B18LD window:
- a CDS encoding DUF1513 domain-containing protein codes for MLRRHFLQLSAGLLASPVLSAHAKTPANTTTNALYLSAHDDKAGQHYIAGFNQNGEKRFSLPVNQRGHGLAIHPTRPDLAVLIARRSGTEATIFNPQTGDKYQVLQCPEKRHFFGHGCFSHDGKTFFTTEHHFDLGTGVIGIYDANTFQRLSEMPTYGIDSHELCLMDDGKTLVIANGGIETHPESGREKLNLDHMSPSLTYIDSQTGELLEKQTLPHPSLSIRHLAINAQQVAIALQEEGEDSLPLVALHQSRVTANGFAKQTDAHPMTFLPIPDEVLLQMKAYTASAVIAPNSQILGITCPRGNFVAFWSLAEKQFLKTLPLTDTAGITLSHDQQQFVVTTGIGEMVWIDALNLVEQQRTQWENIRWDNHLSVV; via the coding sequence GTGTTACGTCGCCACTTTTTACAACTCAGTGCGGGCTTACTCGCTAGCCCTGTGTTATCCGCTCACGCGAAGACACCCGCCAACACAACGACAAACGCGCTTTACCTCTCCGCACACGACGACAAAGCAGGACAACACTACATTGCAGGCTTTAACCAAAACGGCGAAAAACGCTTTAGCTTACCAGTGAATCAACGCGGACACGGTCTAGCCATACACCCCACCCGCCCAGACCTTGCCGTCCTTATCGCCCGTCGTTCTGGCACAGAAGCCACCATTTTCAACCCACAAACAGGCGACAAATATCAAGTTTTACAATGCCCTGAAAAACGCCACTTTTTCGGACATGGCTGCTTTTCTCATGACGGAAAAACCTTTTTCACCACCGAACACCACTTTGACTTAGGAACGGGCGTAATTGGCATTTACGACGCGAATACCTTTCAACGCCTGAGCGAAATGCCTACCTACGGCATAGACTCGCACGAACTCTGCTTAATGGACGACGGAAAAACTTTAGTAATTGCTAACGGCGGAATAGAAACCCATCCCGAATCAGGACGCGAAAAACTCAACCTCGACCACATGTCGCCCTCGCTCACCTATATCGACAGCCAAACAGGCGAATTATTAGAAAAACAAACCCTCCCACATCCCAGCCTTAGCATTCGCCACTTAGCGATTAATGCGCAACAAGTCGCGATTGCGTTACAAGAAGAAGGTGAAGACAGTTTACCGCTGGTTGCTCTTCATCAAAGTCGAGTCACCGCTAACGGATTTGCCAAACAAACCGACGCGCACCCAATGACCTTTTTACCGATTCCTGACGAAGTTTTATTACAAATGAAAGCCTACACCGCCAGCGCAGTGATTGCCCCGAACAGTCAAATACTGGGAATTACCTGCCCACGCGGTAATTTTGTTGCTTTCTGGTCGTTAGCTGAAAAACAGTTTTTAAAAACCCTGCCTCTAACGGATACCGCAGGCATCACATTAAGCCACGACCAACAACAATTTGTCGTTACCACAGGCATTGGAGAAATGGTTTGGATAGATGCGTTGAATCTTGTTGAACAGCAACGCACGCAATGGGAAAACATCCGCTGGGATAATCATTTAAGTGTTGTTTAA
- a CDS encoding imelysin family protein: protein MLKKTLSILSLCLSTNIAIAKDIPAPPEQLFTDITQQVVLPAYQAFIDQAQQLQQQANTFCTNASDAQQLTATQQAFHATLNAWMKTQAIRFGAVKQHNTDSKIQFFPDRKDTVKLKVTTLLASATPLTQTDIEKQGSTALGLSALEILLFEPAEQTLNAFTDKQRCTYLTLATSTLLQDGNTLFNQAKEAEKPNLTTLIASLIEITEIMKDSKLGAPLGKKTNGMVKPFFAENWRSHASLNNLQANLEGLQQLYTAGKGYGIDDYLQSLKHNELDTEIQQQIQSTIDVIQTIKLPLNDTLTVKSEERAKLERLFFELDILTRLIKTNLTEALQITTGFNSLDGD from the coding sequence ATGTTAAAAAAAACACTCTCAATACTCAGTCTTTGCCTCTCTACCAACATCGCTATTGCAAAAGACATCCCCGCCCCGCCAGAACAACTCTTTACCGATATCACACAACAAGTGGTACTCCCTGCCTATCAAGCCTTTATTGACCAAGCCCAACAACTCCAACAACAAGCCAATACCTTCTGCACAAATGCCAGCGATGCCCAACAACTCACCGCCACACAACAAGCCTTTCATGCCACCCTCAACGCATGGATGAAAACCCAAGCCATCCGCTTCGGCGCGGTTAAACAACACAATACCGATAGCAAAATACAATTTTTTCCCGACCGCAAAGACACCGTTAAACTCAAAGTCACCACTTTACTGGCCAGTGCCACCCCACTAACCCAAACAGATATTGAAAAACAAGGCAGTACCGCGCTCGGACTTTCAGCCCTTGAGATACTACTCTTTGAACCTGCCGAACAAACCCTAAACGCCTTCACCGACAAACAACGCTGTACCTATCTCACCCTTGCAACCAGCACCCTCTTACAAGACGGCAACACCTTATTCAATCAAGCCAAAGAAGCGGAAAAACCCAACCTCACCACCCTCATAGCCAGTTTGATAGAAATCACCGAAATCATGAAAGACAGCAAACTCGGTGCACCACTCGGTAAAAAAACCAACGGCATGGTAAAACCCTTTTTCGCCGAAAACTGGCGCAGTCACGCCTCACTAAACAACCTACAAGCCAACCTAGAAGGATTACAACAACTCTACACCGCAGGCAAAGGCTACGGCATCGACGACTACCTACAATCCCTCAAACACAACGAACTAGATACAGAAATACAACAACAAATTCAATCGACAATAGATGTCATTCAAACGATAAAATTACCCCTCAATGATACGCTCACAGTAAAAAGCGAAGAACGCGCCAAACTAGAACGACTCTTTTTCGAACTCGACATTCTCACCCGATTAATAAAAACCAACCTCACAGAAGCATTACAGATTACAACTGGTTTCAACAGCTTAGATGGGGATTAA
- a CDS encoding di-heme oxidoreductase family protein, with protein sequence MIKQLGVLTLLLNSPFAFAIDFSKAEPNEALSGGATTVTNTTVNAFSLPAANMPISRRDNFSIGNAFFRQPWVTAPSTTTARDGLGALFITNACQNCHIKDGRGSPPAKADDDFISILLRLSLPAVTEEQKAQVKKTGVIPEPTYGDQLQNFAIQGVPAEGKPIVTYTEIPVSFADGEVINLRKPHYDIKNLQYGELHKDVLMSPRVAQPMIGLGLVDAIPEASILANADPDDKNNDGISGRPNYVWDVEKQQSVMGRIGWKSNMPNIHQQTAGAFNGDIGITSVLFPANNCTEKQTACQNAANGGEPEITAELLDFVTFYARTLAVPARRNVDDPTVLKGKSIFYGLNCIACHTPQFQTGELTNLPEVSNQTIRPYSDFLLHDMGDGLADGRPDFDATGNEWRTQPLWGIGLTETVNGHTQFLHDGRARNLMEAILWHGGEAETIKQNVLKLAKPDREALIKFLESL encoded by the coding sequence ATGATTAAACAATTAGGTGTTTTGACTCTGCTCTTAAATAGCCCTTTCGCCTTTGCCATCGATTTCAGCAAAGCCGAACCCAACGAAGCCTTATCAGGCGGTGCAACGACGGTTACGAATACCACCGTCAATGCCTTTTCTTTACCTGCTGCCAATATGCCCATCAGTCGGCGTGATAACTTTTCCATTGGTAACGCTTTTTTCCGTCAACCATGGGTTACAGCCCCATCAACCACGACCGCCCGCGACGGCTTAGGCGCGTTATTCATCACGAACGCCTGTCAAAACTGTCATATTAAAGACGGACGCGGTAGCCCCCCCGCAAAAGCCGATGATGATTTTATCTCCATCTTATTACGCCTAAGCCTGCCTGCTGTGACTGAGGAACAAAAAGCCCAAGTGAAAAAAACAGGCGTGATTCCTGAACCCACTTATGGCGACCAATTACAAAATTTTGCCATTCAAGGCGTACCCGCAGAAGGCAAGCCCATTGTCACTTACACAGAAATTCCCGTGAGCTTTGCCGATGGCGAAGTTATCAACCTGCGCAAACCGCACTACGACATTAAAAATTTACAATACGGCGAGTTACACAAAGATGTCCTGATGTCTCCGCGTGTTGCACAACCCATGATAGGGCTAGGTTTAGTCGACGCAATTCCTGAAGCCAGCATATTAGCCAATGCAGACCCCGATGATAAAAATAACGATGGCATTTCAGGTCGTCCTAACTACGTCTGGGATGTAGAAAAACAGCAAAGTGTAATGGGGCGCATCGGCTGGAAATCCAACATGCCCAATATTCACCAACAAACCGCAGGCGCGTTTAATGGCGATATTGGTATTACCTCCGTCCTTTTCCCTGCCAATAATTGCACCGAAAAACAAACCGCCTGCCAAAATGCAGCAAATGGTGGAGAGCCTGAAATCACTGCCGAACTCTTAGACTTTGTCACCTTCTACGCCCGCACCTTAGCCGTGCCCGCAAGACGCAATGTCGACGACCCCACCGTCTTAAAAGGCAAATCTATTTTTTACGGACTCAACTGCATCGCTTGTCATACCCCCCAATTTCAAACAGGCGAACTCACTAACTTACCCGAAGTCTCTAACCAAACTATCCGCCCCTACAGCGACTTTTTACTACACGATATGGGCGACGGTTTAGCCGATGGTCGTCCTGATTTTGACGCAACAGGCAACGAATGGCGAACACAACCCCTCTGGGGAATTGGCTTAACTGAAACCGTCAACGGACACACCCAATTTTTACACGACGGTAGAGCGCGAAATTTAATGGAAGCGATTTTATGGCACGGTGGCGAAGCAGAAACCATTAAACAAAACGTGTTAAAACTCGCAAAACCCGACCGCGAAGCCCTCATTAAATTCTTAGAATCGCTATAA
- a CDS encoding imelysin family protein: MSKNKYIIGLCLGVALVAPNGFAAKVTPKAVVEHYTDMIHAVYDDALTTAKTLDEKIALFLKEPSEKTLADARLAWKAARVPYQQSETFRFGNKVIDDWEGSLNAWPLDEGLIDYVDTSHYQFEQGNAGATANIIASKTLTIGTETIDTSKLTPELLAGLNEIGGSEANVATGYHAIEFLLWGQDLNGTGKGAGERPFSDYIQTDDGCTNGKVKAGSKLTCERRAEYLRTLSTLLISQLSEMTTLWAKEGAARKELLATDPTTGLRTILFGMGSLSLGELAGERMKVALIANSTEDEHDCFSDNTHNSHFYNGLGIQNVYLGKYKTVAGKTLTGASLAELVAAKNAKLDKDMQAKFADSMAKLQAIVDSAEKKGVAFDQLIAADNAEGNTMIKQAIDSLVAQTHALEKVAEALGVKELNPDTADHTF; encoded by the coding sequence ATGTCTAAAAATAAATATATCATTGGATTATGTTTAGGTGTCGCGCTGGTCGCGCCTAATGGGTTTGCAGCGAAAGTCACGCCTAAAGCGGTGGTAGAGCATTACACAGATATGATTCACGCTGTTTATGATGATGCACTCACAACAGCGAAAACCTTAGATGAAAAAATTGCCCTCTTTTTAAAAGAGCCTTCAGAAAAAACCTTAGCCGATGCTCGTTTAGCATGGAAAGCTGCACGTGTGCCTTATCAACAAAGTGAAACGTTTCGTTTTGGTAATAAAGTCATTGACGACTGGGAAGGTAGTTTAAATGCGTGGCCGTTAGATGAAGGACTTATCGATTATGTCGATACAAGCCATTATCAATTTGAACAAGGCAATGCGGGCGCGACAGCTAATATTATTGCGTCAAAAACCCTAACTATTGGCACAGAAACGATTGATACCAGTAAATTAACCCCTGAATTATTGGCAGGATTAAATGAAATTGGCGGATCAGAGGCCAATGTTGCAACAGGCTATCATGCAATTGAATTCTTACTGTGGGGACAAGATTTAAACGGAACTGGCAAAGGCGCGGGTGAGCGTCCTTTTAGCGATTATATTCAAACCGATGATGGCTGCACCAACGGCAAAGTAAAAGCAGGGTCTAAATTAACATGTGAACGTCGTGCTGAATACTTACGCACCCTTTCAACCCTATTAATCAGCCAATTAAGTGAGATGACTACACTTTGGGCAAAAGAGGGGGCGGCGCGTAAAGAATTATTGGCAACCGACCCCACGACAGGTTTACGCACGATTTTATTTGGCATGGGCAGTTTATCGCTAGGTGAACTCGCAGGCGAGCGTATGAAAGTCGCGTTAATTGCTAACTCTACCGAAGATGAACATGATTGCTTTAGTGATAACACGCATAACTCCCATTTTTATAATGGCTTAGGAATCCAAAATGTTTATTTAGGTAAGTATAAAACCGTTGCGGGTAAAACCTTAACAGGGGCAAGCCTTGCGGAGTTAGTTGCAGCAAAAAATGCGAAATTAGATAAAGACATGCAAGCAAAATTCGCCGATAGCATGGCTAAATTACAAGCCATTGTCGATTCTGCGGAGAAAAAAGGCGTTGCATTTGACCAATTAATTGCTGCGGATAATGCAGAAGGTAATACCATGATTAAACAAGCAATTGATAGTTTAGTCGCTCAAACCCACGCCTTAGAAAAAGTCGCGGAAGCCCTAGGCGTAAAAGAATTAAACCCTGATACGGCAGATCATACTTTCTAA
- a CDS encoding AAA family ATPase, which produces MANHLIFDAKFCANEREVESKLIVSYLLPALGYQIDMWRQEKSFNRFRLDFLAFSNTHHENTTHSLIIEAKHPNKNLNECTQQLSDYMQDLNIQYGLLTNGREIRVYQTKNNIIHLIFTCYINQLSTQIDYLNTLIGKDALMRRYSLISSHTQGTQTMKIIAVYHNKGGVGKTTTVVNLAATFSKQGKRVLIVDLDSQANSTFATGLVNFGDEDKDTLKDSNIYHVLCHNDLFPIPQVARKSRFSSHPVDVIPSHIHLMKHENELNQIEHCKLTLSEKLTAVETQYDVVLIDTPPSLNLYARIALITSDYLLIPSDLKPFANEGLENVKELVKNINSYRKQFKRPPINILGVLPTKISTNAGFVKKTLQNRMNMVTERYGIEVLKDYVIFEREDLAKCLELTVDMGELEMTDPRAISDFKPNSKSVEEFEKLAQFITEKVGIA; this is translated from the coding sequence ATGGCTAATCATTTAATTTTTGATGCAAAATTTTGTGCTAATGAGCGTGAAGTAGAAAGTAAACTCATTGTTAGCTATTTATTACCCGCGTTAGGGTATCAAATTGATATGTGGCGACAAGAAAAAAGTTTTAATCGGTTTCGATTAGATTTTCTTGCTTTTTCAAATACTCATCATGAAAATACGACACATAGCTTAATCATAGAAGCGAAACATCCCAATAAGAATTTAAATGAATGTACGCAACAACTCTCTGACTATATGCAAGACCTAAACATTCAATATGGTCTGCTGACAAATGGTCGAGAAATTCGTGTTTATCAAACTAAAAACAATATAATTCACCTTATTTTTACCTGCTATATCAATCAACTATCTACTCAAATTGATTATCTGAATACTTTAATTGGAAAAGATGCACTCATGCGTCGTTATTCCCTGATTTCTTCCCACACTCAAGGAACACAAACGATGAAAATCATCGCGGTTTATCACAATAAAGGTGGCGTTGGCAAAACAACAACGGTTGTTAATTTGGCTGCAACCTTCAGTAAACAAGGCAAAAGAGTGTTAATTGTTGATTTAGACAGTCAAGCAAACAGCACTTTTGCAACGGGATTAGTGAATTTTGGCGATGAAGATAAAGATACACTGAAAGATTCAAATATTTACCATGTACTCTGTCATAACGATTTATTTCCTATTCCTCAAGTTGCTCGTAAATCTCGTTTTAGTAGTCACCCTGTTGATGTTATTCCTTCTCATATTCACTTAATGAAACATGAAAACGAACTCAATCAAATTGAACATTGCAAGCTGACTTTGTCAGAAAAATTAACCGCTGTAGAAACACAATACGATGTTGTTTTAATCGATACGCCACCCTCATTAAATTTATACGCTCGCATAGCACTGATTACGAGCGACTATCTCTTAATTCCTTCCGATTTAAAACCTTTTGCTAATGAAGGACTAGAAAATGTTAAAGAACTTGTAAAGAATATCAATAGTTATAGAAAACAATTTAAACGTCCTCCTATCAATATTCTTGGCGTTTTACCCACTAAAATTTCAACCAATGCAGGTTTTGTGAAAAAAACTTTACAAAATCGCATGAACATGGTTACAGAACGTTATGGCATTGAAGTTCTAAAAGATTACGTGATTTTTGAACGTGAAGATTTAGCTAAATGTCTTGAATTAACGGTTGATATGGGCGAATTAGAAATGACCGACCCGCGAGCCATTAGCGATTTTAAACCCAATTCAAAATCGGTAGAAGAGTTTGAAAAACTAGCCCAATTCATTACTGAAAAAGTAGGCATTGCATAA
- a CDS encoding ParB N-terminal domain-containing protein gives MNRLSPSIVLVKKIHCAIPRQQFAVELIETAAELILKLGGVITPLILRRKGADEYELEHGALEYYAALRAKELNLQQGESINAYIVDDHDERSLLAQVQLFRQTSNPLISNISTTQPLITEDFEQKVNAFSTQLMQTMQKLLVSEITQFKATLLNTMQPNIKESEESKENTVTVTTVLKDELSKPETQEIKELTPQPPVTKRKITKKTVATTAETVIKETVVNAENNATPAQAQPIALWLTQLNQLPDKELFVLLTRQKLKKDLIEQLVATRPFDSEEALKKIKGIGAATLKKIQSIFNG, from the coding sequence ATGAATCGCTTATCACCCTCGATTGTGCTGGTTAAAAAAATCCACTGCGCAATTCCACGCCAACAATTTGCCGTTGAATTAATAGAAACGGCCGCCGAACTGATTTTAAAACTAGGGGGAGTTATTACCCCTTTAATTTTGAGACGTAAAGGGGCTGACGAATACGAATTAGAACACGGTGCATTAGAGTACTACGCTGCGCTTAGAGCGAAAGAACTTAATTTACAACAAGGGGAAAGCATTAACGCCTATATTGTTGATGACCATGATGAACGCAGTTTATTAGCGCAAGTCCAACTATTTAGACAAACCAGCAACCCACTGATTTCCAATATTTCAACAACACAGCCATTAATAACGGAAGATTTTGAGCAGAAAGTAAACGCTTTTTCTACCCAACTCATGCAAACCATGCAAAAACTGCTAGTGTCAGAAATCACACAGTTTAAAGCAACCTTGTTAAACACGATGCAACCCAACATTAAGGAAAGCGAGGAAAGCAAAGAAAATACAGTAACAGTAACTACAGTTTTAAAAGATGAGTTATCTAAGCCTGAAACTCAGGAAATTAAAGAACTAACGCCACAACCACCTGTTACAAAAAGAAAAATAACAAAGAAAACCGTTGCAACCACTGCTGAGACGGTTATAAAAGAAACAGTGGTTAACGCTGAAAACAATGCTACGCCAGCACAAGCACAACCCATAGCCCTGTGGTTGACACAACTTAACCAACTCCCTGATAAAGAACTTTTTGTTTTATTAACCCGCCAAAAATTAAAAAAGGACTTAATCGAACAATTAGTTGCCACTCGCCCTTTTGACAGTGAAGAAGCCCTAAAAAAAATAAAAGGAATTGGTGCAGCAACATTAAAGAAAATTCAATCGATATTTAATGGATAA
- the tsaB gene encoding tRNA (adenosine(37)-N6)-threonylcarbamoyltransferase complex dimerization subunit type 1 TsaB, with product MNILLIETATEACSCALAVDEHITQRYSIEPRKHAALILNMADELLREAHLKPTDLHAVAFGCGPGSFTGLRIACGVAQGIAFAANIPVIPISSLASLAQLAYQEWGETCVLAGIDARLQEVYWGIYQANAEGVMLLQGDECVCPASQTPFPTDTTRQWLGIGSAWGTYADVLQQRFAHQLKAHHADYYPTASTLYPLARYALQTGKTVDAAMAMPVYLRNNVVK from the coding sequence GTGAATATTTTACTGATAGAAACCGCCACCGAAGCCTGTTCTTGCGCACTTGCTGTTGATGAACACATCACGCAACGATATTCCATAGAACCGCGTAAACATGCTGCGCTTATCCTCAATATGGCGGATGAACTCCTGCGAGAGGCTCATTTAAAACCAACTGATTTACATGCCGTTGCCTTTGGATGCGGGCCGGGAAGTTTTACAGGCTTACGCATTGCGTGTGGAGTTGCGCAAGGTATTGCCTTTGCGGCAAATATTCCCGTTATTCCCATTTCTAGCCTTGCCAGTTTGGCACAATTAGCTTATCAAGAATGGGGAGAAACGTGCGTATTGGCGGGTATTGATGCGCGTTTACAAGAAGTCTATTGGGGAATTTACCAAGCTAATGCAGAAGGGGTAATGCTTTTACAAGGTGACGAATGTGTTTGCCCAGCCTCACAAACCCCATTCCCCACGGATACAACAAGGCAATGGCTGGGGATTGGCTCTGCGTGGGGAACTTATGCCGATGTTTTACAACAGCGTTTTGCACATCAATTAAAAGCGCATCACGCAGATTATTACCCCACAGCTAGCACTTTGTACCCCTTAGCCCGTTACGCTTTACAAACGGGTAAAACCGTCGACGCTGCTATGGCGATGCCTGTTTATTTAAGAAATAATGTTGTTAAGTAA
- a CDS encoding ABC transporter permease, translating into MSIWTAIRVAFLALRLNALRSILAMLGIIIGVASVIIMVSISTGAKREVEKRIQDLGTNLLMVMPSSLDMGGGRQSGAGTGRPFSEEDVDAIRQQIPNIVAASGTVRGSSAVVAMGLNWTTTIYGINDEYLSVRGWTVVEGRNFNQSEIRSGAKVALLGQTVIENLFGNAPPIGSIVRIKNTPFQVIGVLGEKGQSAMGRDNDDVIFVPTAAARNRLFGGHEVVRNYVQDMALQVADGVAISEVQREVEDLLRVRRGVKTGEKDSFSVRNLAEFVQARTATQNTLSLLLASTAAISLVVGGIGIMNIMLVSVTERTREIGLRIALGARRRDIRNQFLVESITLCLVGGLIGLTIGMIGSFMVAQMGQFPISIDPMIALSALGSAGFVGVFFGFFPAQRAAKMNPIDALRYE; encoded by the coding sequence ATGAGCATCTGGACAGCCATTCGAGTTGCCTTTCTCGCCCTACGCCTCAATGCCCTACGCAGTATCTTAGCGATGCTCGGCATTATTATCGGTGTTGCCTCCGTGATTATCATGGTCTCTATCAGCACAGGGGCAAAGCGCGAAGTTGAAAAACGCATTCAAGACCTAGGCACAAACCTACTCATGGTCATGCCCAGCTCACTAGACATGGGCGGGGGACGACAATCAGGCGCAGGCACAGGACGACCTTTTTCAGAAGAAGATGTCGATGCCATTCGCCAACAAATACCCAATATTGTCGCAGCCTCAGGAACTGTGCGCGGTTCTTCTGCGGTGGTTGCCATGGGCTTAAACTGGACAACAACCATTTATGGCATTAACGACGAATACCTATCTGTACGCGGTTGGACAGTGGTAGAAGGACGAAATTTTAATCAATCTGAAATCCGTTCAGGTGCGAAAGTCGCGTTATTAGGACAAACCGTGATAGAAAACCTATTCGGCAATGCCCCACCTATCGGCTCTATCGTCCGTATCAAAAATACCCCCTTCCAAGTCATTGGCGTTTTAGGCGAAAAAGGACAATCCGCAATGGGACGCGACAACGACGACGTGATTTTCGTCCCCACCGCAGCCGCCCGCAATCGCCTTTTTGGCGGTCATGAAGTTGTACGTAATTACGTGCAAGACATGGCGTTACAAGTTGCTGATGGCGTAGCGATTAGCGAAGTACAACGCGAAGTTGAAGACTTATTACGGGTACGACGTGGCGTAAAGACAGGCGAAAAAGACAGCTTTTCCGTACGTAATCTTGCCGAATTCGTCCAAGCCCGCACCGCGACACAAAACACCCTCAGTCTATTACTCGCTTCAACTGCCGCCATTTCACTGGTTGTTGGTGGAATAGGCATCATGAATATCATGCTCGTCTCCGTCACTGAACGCACTCGAGAAATTGGTTTAAGGATTGCTTTAGGTGCACGTCGCCGAGATATTCGCAATCAATTCCTTGTAGAATCCATCACCCTATGCCTTGTTGGTGGACTCATCGGGCTAACAATTGGCATGATAGGCTCGTTTATGGTTGCCCAAATGGGACAATTTCCCATCAGCATAGACCCGATGATAGCGCTTTCCGCCTTAGGCTCGGCGGGCTTTGTTGGTGTCTTCTTCGGCTTCTTTCCTGCCCAACGCGCGGCAAAGATGAATCCGATTGATGCATTACGGTATGAGTAA
- a CDS encoding ABC transporter ATP-binding protein — protein MNATSPLIHCEELHKTYQMGDNLLQALRGVSVDIHEGEYVAVMGASGSGKSTFMNLLGALDKPSSGELTIDGRNMNRLSSDDLAYFRNEVIGFVFQQFNLLPRTSALENVELPMLYSRNPKHNRHDRAKQCLELVGLAQRLDHQPSQLSGGQQQRVAIARALVNEPRILLADEPTGALDTKTSEEVMEIFGQLNQMGITVILVTHEPDIANHAKRRLLFRDGLLVEDKRT, from the coding sequence ATGAATGCTACCTCCCCCTTAATTCACTGCGAAGAACTCCATAAAACCTACCAAATGGGCGATAACCTCCTGCAAGCATTGCGTGGGGTTAGTGTGGACATTCATGAAGGCGAATATGTCGCCGTGATGGGCGCGTCAGGTTCAGGCAAATCAACCTTTATGAACCTACTCGGCGCGTTAGATAAACCTAGCAGTGGCGAACTCACCATAGACGGACGCAATATGAACCGCCTATCCTCCGACGATTTAGCCTATTTTCGCAACGAAGTCATCGGCTTTGTTTTCCAACAATTCAATCTATTACCGCGAACCTCCGCACTAGAAAACGTAGAACTCCCCATGCTCTACTCACGTAACCCCAAACATAACCGCCACGACCGCGCAAAACAATGTTTAGAACTGGTCGGACTAGCACAACGTTTAGACCATCAACCCTCCCAACTCTCAGGCGGACAACAACAACGGGTCGCCATCGCCCGCGCCCTCGTCAACGAACCCCGTATTTTATTAGCCGACGAACCCACAGGCGCGTTAGATACCAAAACCTCTGAAGAAGTCATGGAAATCTTTGGACAACTCAATCAAATGGGGATTACCGTGATTCTCGTGACCCATGAACCCGATATTGCAAACCACGCAAAACGCCGTTTGCTATTTCGTGACGGCTTACTGGTTGAGGATAAACGCACATGA